Proteins from a genomic interval of bacterium:
- the secA gene encoding preprotein translocase subunit SecA — protein sequence MFGPILRKIFGSKAQRDVKRHEPLVKLVISLEPTISKLSDEELRAKTDEFRGRVSERAKEYREELKRTEDILKEAVSPEERLKAREELKKVRNMVLEDVLPEAFAVAREVGKRTLNMRHFDVQIMGGVVLHEGKIAEMATGEGKTLVATLSIYLNSLGGYKTHLVTVNDYLAKRDAQWMGPIYNSLGLTVGLVQHDMAPSERRMAYSCDVTYVTNNELGFDYLRDNMAHSLEECVLSKLEYAIVDEVDSILVDEARTPLIISGPAEESTNKYFIIDRLVPQLKGKFVTEREEVEAKYKGLDLEKGYDYMVDEKAGTGTLTELGVKKCERMLSIDNLYDDIQTEWVHHINQALRAHNLFKRDVHYMVKDGQVVIVDEFTGRLMPGRRWSDGLHQAIEAKENVRIAEENQTLATITFQNFFKLYDKLAGMTGTAVTEAEEFWKIYGLDVVVIPPNKPLVRTNYPDVIYKTEKEKFAAVVGEIEELHKVGRPVLVGTRSIENSEKLSEMLKRRGIAHNVLNAKYHEREAQIITQAGRKSAVTIATNMAGRGTDIVLGGNPPDPSEHNEVVELRGLHILGTERHEARRIDNQLRGRAGRQGDPGSSRFYLALEDELMRLFGSARIAQVMDRLGLEEGQDIQHPLITRAIESAQKKVEAMNFDIRKQLLEYDNVMSKKREVVYKWRREVLEGANLKDDTLSRLEDLIDDKLFLYAPPKVYPEQWNWEAISQWLKRSFNISFSVSSEDLKRMKQETLGQLIAERIKQAYDEREREMGEEMMRFIESMVTLQVVDTRWKEHLYDMDKLREGIGLRAYGQKDPLIEYKRESGEAFDAMQERMREEIADYVFRVKVVAEQAKARVAPGREVAQKPPAGVGKYREMPAREAASSASSMPTPFPKRRKIGRNDPCPCGSGKKYKKCCGR from the coding sequence ATGTTTGGTCCCATTCTAAGAAAGATTTTTGGCAGTAAGGCTCAGAGAGACGTTAAGAGGCACGAGCCACTGGTGAAGCTGGTAATCTCTTTAGAACCTACAATAAGTAAGCTTTCTGATGAGGAATTGAGAGCCAAGACGGATGAGTTCAGGGGTCGAGTGAGCGAAAGGGCTAAGGAATATAGAGAAGAGTTGAAAAGGACAGAAGATATACTTAAGGAAGCCGTATCTCCAGAAGAAAGACTGAAAGCAAGAGAAGAATTGAAAAAGGTTAGAAATATGGTGCTGGAGGATGTTTTGCCTGAAGCCTTTGCTGTAGCCAGGGAAGTAGGCAAACGCACCCTGAATATGCGCCACTTTGATGTGCAGATTATGGGTGGAGTTGTTCTCCATGAGGGCAAAATTGCGGAAATGGCTACAGGTGAAGGAAAGACACTGGTGGCCACTCTGTCAATCTATTTAAACAGCCTGGGAGGATATAAGACTCATTTAGTTACGGTTAATGATTATTTAGCCAAAAGGGATGCTCAATGGATGGGACCAATTTATAACTCCCTGGGATTAACTGTGGGCTTAGTCCAGCACGATATGGCTCCATCTGAACGGCGAATGGCCTATAGTTGCGATGTCACTTATGTAACAAATAATGAACTCGGTTTCGACTATCTCAGGGATAATATGGCCCATTCTCTGGAAGAGTGCGTGTTGAGTAAGTTGGAGTACGCTATAGTTGATGAGGTGGATAGCATTTTAGTCGATGAGGCGAGAACTCCTCTAATTATTTCCGGACCTGCTGAGGAATCAACAAATAAATATTTTATCATCGACCGCCTTGTTCCTCAGCTGAAAGGAAAGTTTGTTACTGAACGAGAAGAGGTGGAGGCCAAATATAAGGGTTTGGATTTGGAGAAGGGTTACGACTACATGGTGGATGAAAAAGCGGGGACAGGTACCCTTACCGAACTGGGAGTAAAGAAGTGTGAGAGGATGTTGAGCATTGATAATCTTTACGATGATATACAGACCGAGTGGGTTCACCATATTAACCAGGCTTTGAGAGCGCATAATCTGTTCAAAAGAGATGTCCACTATATGGTAAAAGATGGTCAGGTAGTTATTGTGGATGAGTTCACCGGAAGGTTGATGCCTGGCAGAAGGTGGAGCGACGGGTTACACCAGGCAATTGAGGCTAAAGAGAACGTAAGGATAGCTGAAGAGAATCAAACCTTAGCTACAATCACCTTCCAGAACTTTTTCAAATTATATGACAAACTGGCTGGTATGACCGGAACAGCAGTTACAGAAGCAGAAGAATTCTGGAAGATTTACGGATTGGATGTAGTAGTTATTCCCCCCAACAAGCCTTTAGTAAGAACTAACTACCCTGACGTAATCTATAAAACAGAAAAGGAGAAATTTGCAGCTGTCGTTGGAGAAATTGAAGAACTCCACAAGGTCGGTCGTCCTGTATTGGTAGGAACGAGGTCGATCGAGAATAGCGAGAAGTTAAGTGAGATGCTCAAAAGAAGGGGTATTGCCCACAATGTGTTGAATGCTAAGTATCATGAACGAGAAGCGCAGATTATCACCCAGGCGGGAAGGAAAAGTGCAGTGACCATTGCCACCAATATGGCTGGCAGAGGAACAGATATTGTACTGGGCGGGAATCCCCCAGACCCTTCTGAACACAATGAAGTAGTTGAGTTAAGGGGTCTCCATATATTAGGAACTGAGAGGCACGAAGCACGCAGAATCGATAATCAACTGCGTGGTCGTGCTGGACGGCAAGGTGACCCCGGCTCTTCCCGATTCTATTTGGCTTTGGAAGACGAATTAATGAGACTTTTCGGCTCGGCTCGCATAGCTCAAGTAATGGATAGATTGGGATTGGAAGAGGGACAGGATATCCAGCACCCATTGATTACCCGGGCTATAGAGAGTGCTCAGAAAAAAGTAGAAGCGATGAACTTCGATATTAGAAAGCAGCTTCTGGAATATGACAATGTGATGAGTAAGAAGAGAGAAGTAGTCTACAAATGGAGGAGAGAAGTTTTAGAAGGAGCCAATCTTAAAGATGATACATTGTCTAGGTTAGAGGACCTTATCGATGATAAGCTTTTCCTCTATGCCCCTCCCAAGGTCTATCCTGAACAGTGGAATTGGGAAGCAATTTCTCAGTGGCTGAAGCGCTCCTTTAATATCTCTTTTTCAGTTTCCTCAGAAGATTTGAAACGGATGAAGCAGGAAACCTTGGGTCAGCTAATAGCTGAGCGAATTAAACAGGCATATGATGAGCGGGAAAGAGAAATGGGAGAAGAGATGATGCGCTTTATTGAAAGTATGGTTACTCTTCAGGTTGTGGACACACGTTGGAAAGAACATCTTTACGATATGGATAAATTACGAGAAGGAATAGGACTGCGTGCTTACGGACAGAAAGATCCACTTATTGAATATAAACGTGAGTCTGGGGAGGCCTTCGACGCTATGCAAGAGCGTATGAGAGAGGAGATTGCCGATTACGTCTTTAGAGTAAAAGTAGTGGCTGAACAGGCAAAGGCAAGAGTTGCCCCGGGAAGGGAAGTGGCTCAAAAGCCTCCCGCAGGTGTGGGAAAATATAGGGAGATGCCTGCTCGTGAAGCCGCGTCTTCTGCTTCCTCTATGCCCACGCCTTTTCCCAAACGTAGAAAGATTGGACGGAACGACCCCTGCCCTTGTGGTAGTGGGAAGAAATATAAAAAATGTTGCGGAAGATAA